One Euphorbia lathyris chromosome 1, ddEupLath1.1, whole genome shotgun sequence DNA segment encodes these proteins:
- the LOC136215939 gene encoding uncharacterized protein, whose amino-acid sequence MICFVLRLNPFVFSQLYARLRTLENGVLQNVANRATIEKLEKEIANSNSTIATANANLASATAALVLRDEEIQNLKAKIASDAKSHEDALGEAEYTVGEQAFFYREMLMAYFYLSHPEVDFTDPEFAVPEPEDVARFKKMPNAKEYLRNYVRKWMKGTLPDVKPSTTVALDDLQEMPSKADSEQKGDKEVSLEGGSLTVEKKDPQVSVGGEGSTKEDAPIII is encoded by the coding sequence ATGATTTGTTTCGTTCTTAGGCTAAATCCTTTTGTTTTTTCTCAGCTGTATGCTCGTTTGCGCACTCTGGAGAATGGAGTTCTTCAGAATGTGGCGAATAGGGCAACTATTGAAAAGCTAGAGAAAGAGATAGCAAATTCCAATTCCACTATTGCCACTGCCAACGCGAACCTAGCCTCCGCTACCGCTGCTTTAGTCCTCCGAGACGAGGAGATACAAAACCTGAAGGCAAAAATAGCTTCTGATGCTAAAAGCCATGAAGATGCTCTTGGGGAAGCGGAATATACAGTGGGCGAACAAGCCTTCTTTTATagagagatgcttatggcgtacttctatTTATCCCATCCTGAAgttgatttcacagatcctgaGTTCGCTGTCCCCGAACCGGAAGATGTGGCAAGGTTCAAGAAGATGCCCAATGCCAAGGAGTACCTTCGCAACTATGTGcgaaaatggatgaagggaaccCTGCCGGACGTCAAACCTTCTACCACAGTTGCGCTGGATGACCTCCAGGAGATGCCGTCCAAAGCTGATTCTGAACAAAAAGGGGATAAGGAAGTATCTCTTGAAGGCGGATCCCTGACTGTGGAGAAGAAAGACCCTCAAGTGAGCGTTGGGGGCGAAGGAAGCACAAAAGAAGATGCCCCTATTATCATTTAG